The Anastrepha ludens isolate Willacy chromosome 2, idAnaLude1.1, whole genome shotgun sequence genome contains a region encoding:
- the LOC128856990 gene encoding mediator of RNA polymerase II transcription subunit 7 produces the protein MANQESQVMSLPLPPTQYINLFSEENIRRNRAPRPPPPIQDSYSMFGIQYNNEEMIRSLESQNIKRLIPLHFDRRKELKKLNHSLFVNFLDLIDLLIQYPDSPRRTEKIDDLSLLFVHMHHLLNEFRPHQARETLRVMMEMQKRQRVETATRFQKHLERVRDIVNTAFADLPEIRNDDRDNDENVKMEIDTQEFNTNNRSDQLDRIMCKIIDGMD, from the exons ATGGCGAATCAAGAATCTCAAGTTATGAGTTTGCCGTTACCGCCAACTCAATATATAAATCTTTTTTCCGAAGAAAACATACGCCGCAATCGCGCTCCTCGACCACCTCCTCCTATACAAGATTCTTACAGTATGTTTGGTATTCAATATAATAACGAAGAAATGATACGCTCCTTGGAGTCGCAGAATATTAAACGCCTTATTCCGCTACATTTTGACCGCCGGAAGGAGTTGAAGAAACTAAATCattcattatttgtaaattttctggACCTAATTGATCTGCTGATTCAATATCCTGATAGTCCGCGAAGAACAGAAAAG ATAGATGATTTGAGCCTGCTGTTCGTACACATGCACCATTTATTGAATGAATTTCGGCCTCATCAAGCCCGTGAAACACTACGAGTCATGATGGAGATGCAGAAACGGCAGCGTGTTGAGACTGCAACCCGGTTCCAAAAGCATTTGGAACGTGTAAGAGATATAGTAAATACAGCATTTGCTGATTTGCCTGAGATACGTAATGATGATCGTGATAACGATGAAAACGTTAAAATGGAAATAGATACACAGGAGTTTAATACAAATAACCGAAGCGATCAGCTGGATCGCATAATGTGTAAAATTATTGATGGAATGGATTAG